In the Gemmatimonadota bacterium genome, TCGGCGAGAGAGGGATCCAGCTCGACCGCCTTGACGCTCGCCTGGGTTGCCTCTTCGCGATAACTGTCCTGGGGGTCGACGTACATCACCATGAAGGAGTGGCAGTCCGCGTAGCCGGCCCAGGCCTGGGCGAAGTCGGGATCGAGGTCGATGGCGTGGTGGAACATCCGCCGGGCGTTTTGAATATCCAGCTTATTGAAGCGATGAAAGAAGTACCGACCTCGCAGATAATATTCGTAAGCTGACACATCCCGGTTCGCGGTCGGCCTCACCGGTGCCAGGGTTTCGAGCATGGCCCGCGCGACACCGGTCGCGATCTCGTTCTGGATGGCGAAGACGTCCTCGAGCTCCTCATCGAAGCTTCTCGACCACAGTTGGTAGCCGTCGGACGCCTTGACCAACTGGACCGTCACCCTCAGTTGATCTCCGGCCTTGCGCACGCTTCCCTCGAGCACGGCCCCGACCCCAAGCTCCCGGCCGATCGCGCGGATGTCGCCGGCCCCGCCCCTGAACTGGAAGGAAGACATGCGCGCGGCCACGTGCAGTTGCGGGATCGTGGTCAGCGCATTGAGGATCTCCTCGGCGATGCCGTCGCAGAAGAAAGCCTGATCGTGGTCGGGGCTCATGTCGGCGAACGGCAGCACGGCGACCGAAGGTCTGCCCGCGCCCGCGCCGTTCCCTTGGTGGGCGACCCTGCTCCGGCGCGGAGGCTTCAGGTCGAATACCCAGGCCAATACAACCGCTACCGGGAAACCGACGATGGTGGCCACGATCAGCGCGGTCATCGCCCAGTCGGGGAAGCCGAGGGGAGCGAGCGTCACTTCGCCGATCTGGAGCAGGACCCACGCTGCCACTGCGTAGGCGGCGATGACCGGGTAGACCCCGCGGCGCTTGAGTTCGCCGGAAAGATTCGACAGGGACGAGCGCGGCGATTTCTTCAAGAGCCCTCCGAGGAGGACGTATCAAAGGCGAAAGCGCGGGAATGAAATTCCGCGATCCGGCGCCTTGGCCGATTGGCTCCCGAAAGTCAGTCGATCGACCCACAATGTGCCAGGGGGTATTCCCTCAATGATGTAGGGAGACTCTTCACACCACGCGCCACCACGGGGCCGCCAGGATCCCATCGGCGGCCCAGAAGACCTCCTCACCCGAGTGCAGTAGAAGCCCGCCCGGGGCGGCGTCGCCGTACTGCGCCCGGAATGTCTGCAGGTGCCGGTCGTCCCCGGCCCGCACCCTGGGCGAGGCTTTTACTTCGACGGGCAGGAGCCGGCCCGAGGACTCGACCACCAGGTCGACCTCCTCGCCCGTGTGTGTCCGCCAGAACAGGATCTGGGCGTCCGGCACCCGGGCATCCCGCCAGGCCAGAAGATCTGAGAGAACCAGGTTCTCGAGATGCTCCCCTCGTGGCTCGTCCTCGCCCGCCAGGTGCATGGCGAGTCCGGTGTCGCTCCAGTACAGCTTGGGCGACTTGACCAGGCGCTTCGTGCGGTTGACCGAGTAGGGTTCGATGTGCACGACCTGGAACGACGCCTCGAGCAGGTTCAGGTAGCGCCGGATCGTCGACTGTGGGATGCCCGCGTCGCGCGCCATGTCGGCGCGATTGACCAGCCCGCCGACGCGCAGGGCGGCGATCCTCATCAGGCGGCGGAAGTCGACGAGATTGTCGATCGCCGACAGATCCTGCAGGTCGCGCTCCAGGTAGGTCTGCGTGTAACCGCGGAACCAGGTGCCCCTGTCCTCGGAGGTGCCGAGCTCCAGGGACGGAGTCGGATAGCCGCCGGCGCGCGCGAGGTCGGCCCAGTCTGCGCGGGGTGCGGTCTGCGCCTGGACGAGGTCGTACCAGTCGCGGACCGGCGTGTCGAGCAGCCCGCTCCAGATGCCCGCCTCTCCCAGCCCGAGGCGCTCGCGCCTGGAGAGTGGCCAAAGACGCACGTACCCGGCCCGGCCGGCCAGCGTTTCCGAGACGCCCCTCATGAGAAGGAGGTTGGCGGAGCCGGTCAGAAGGAAGCGACCCTGCCCTCGCGGCCGCGATTCGTCCACCGCGCGCTTCACCGCGGTCAAGATCTCGGGGGCCCGCTGCACCTCATCGAGCGTGATGACCGGGGCACGACGCACGAGGTCGTCCGGAGATGTGCGGGCCTGCGCGAGGATGTCGAAGTCGTCCAGCGTCAGGTACGGACGGTCTCCGGCCACCGGGTCCGCTCGCACGAGCGTGCTCTTGCCCGTCTGCCGCGCCCCCATGAGGACCGCGACGGGCATCGCCCGCAGTGTGGCTTCCAGGGCGAACGTAGCGAGCCGGGGCAGTACTGGCTGAACCGGCTTGTGCATAAATCACCATGGCGTGGCGGAATATCGTTCATGTCGTGGTGGATTTTACATCAAGTCGATCGGGAGGTCAAGGGAATCCCCCTACGACTTCTTCTTCACGCACCAGCACCGATACGACCCGCGTTTCGGCGGAAACGTGCTGTGGGGTGTGACGCCACACACTGTTCGCAGGGTGGCGCACGAACCTCACGCTGCTGGGTGGATCGACCGTGGGTCCGCTGCCCGCCAAGCTCGTCTGCGAAGACGAAACCAACCCGGAGTCGGGCTCGGACGACATCGACCTGGACGTCAACGTCGACGGCATGGGCTGGCACACGCGGGGGCACGCGGAGTTCGACTGCAACGACAAGGAGCACTTCCGAAACTGGAACAGCGAGATCGGAGTCATTCGCTATCTGGAGAGCGCGCAGATCCGCCCCGTCGAGGGCGACGACGTCAGCGCCGACGACATCGGACCGGCCTTCACGCCGGACGCATGGCCCGCGGCGACCAACGTCGCCACGACTCCGAGCCGACATGTCCTCGATTACAAGTGGGACGGAGGGCACTACACCTTCCACTTCAACCTCGGGAAGTGGCTCGTGCAGTAGGCGGCTGATGCGGCATCGGGGGCGAAGTGGCACGTTTCCGCGGAAACGTCGCGCACCCGTTGAGAGCGACCCACAGGAGGAGAGCCCCATGACCGACCCCGGCTACAACACCCCCAGGATCGTCAACATCGCAGACTTCGACGCGGACACCCGCGCGACCTTCGTCCACCTCACCGCCGAGCAGTGGCGCGGTGTCATCGCCGACGTGCCGGCTCTACGAGTGAAGAGCGTCGAGTTCGACCCCGCCCAGCTCGGAGGGGCGATCGAGTTCCGGCGCCTGCGCGGCACGTACGGCGACGTCCTGCTCTGGGCGGCGGGGGCGGGGCCGTTCGGCGACGATGCGGTGTTCGCGTTGCAGGAGCCCAGACTGGAGGACGGCCACCTCTTCTACATGCCTCCCAAGGAGGAGATTCCGCGGCCGCCGCTCGACACGCCGGAAAACGAAGACTTCAAGCTCATCCCGGAGCCACCGGCTCCGTGCCGGGTGGGCATCGCACTTGGCGAAGGTGGCATCCGCTTTGTCTGCCGGAGCCCCGACTGCGGCACGTGCATGCCGTTGATCGTGGGGCCTCGCTGGGGCGGCGTGATCTCCTGTCGGTGCATGGACATCGTGATCTGATTCTCGCCAAGGGACCGGCCACAGGTAGGGCGTTTCCGCGGAAACGCGGAGCACGACCCTCAGACCCGGTCGCTCACCTGCACCACCGGCAGCCCCGGCAGCGACGGGATCCTGCGATCGTTGGTCAGGAACGATCCGCACCGGCGGCTCAGCGCGGCCGCGAGCTGCAGGGCGTCAGGGGTCCGAATCGCCCGGGTCGCGCGCAGTTGTGCGGCGGCTCGGATCACCGGACGACTCAGCGCGACGAGGGTGAGGCCGCGGCTCCGCGTCAGCAATGCCTCGTAGCGTGCCGCCAGGTCCGCGTCCCCGGCCCGGTACGGCCCGACCAAGACTTCCAGGAGGGTGACCTCGGAGGTGACGAGCTCGATGTCTCCGCGGTCCGCGGCCTTGAACAGGGGACGGATCGCGGGGAGGAATCCCTCGTTCTGCTCGATCAGGTAGATGATGATCGCGGTGTCGATCGCTATCGGCGCCGCCAGGTCGTCGACTAGTCCCACGCCCGCCGCTCGCGCTCCACGTGCTCCGCCGCGTCGGTGTCTTCCCACACCTCTCGTCCGAGCCCCTCGAGGTCTAGAATCGACAGGTGCTCCTCGTCCTTCAACGCCCTTTCGAGGATGTGAGTGACCTCCTGAGCCATGGAGCGATGCTGACCCCTGGCACGTGCCTTGAGCTTCCGGTACAGAGCCGCCGGGAAGTTCTTGATGTTCAGCGTCGCCATGTATCCTCCTATATGGAGGAATATTGGAGGACACTGTTGTAGCAGGCAAGACTCTCATCGCCCGGTTACCCCGTATGGTACGGACTGGAACGCGCTCAGGAATAGCCGATCGGGACGCCCGCACGTCGCCACGCGTTTCCGCGGAGACGCGGGCCGGAGACTCAACGGTGCTGATGAGCGCCTCGCCTACGTAGTCCAGCGCACGCCCCTACGTACTTCGGCCGCCCGACCTCGGTCCCTGGTTCGGCCACCTTGCGGGTGAGGAAGCGCACGGCCCCGTGAGCTGG is a window encoding:
- a CDS encoding tetratricopeptide repeat protein; this encodes MKKSPRSSLSNLSGELKRRGVYPVIAAYAVAAWVLLQIGEVTLAPLGFPDWAMTALIVATIVGFPVAVVLAWVFDLKPPRRSRVAHQGNGAGAGRPSVAVLPFADMSPDHDQAFFCDGIAEEILNALTTIPQLHVAARMSSFQFRGGAGDIRAIGRELGVGAVLEGSVRKAGDQLRVTVQLVKASDGYQLWSRSFDEELEDVFAIQNEIATGVARAMLETLAPVRPTANRDVSAYEYYLRGRYFFHRFNKLDIQNARRMFHHAIDLDPDFAQAWAGYADCHSFMVMYVDPQDSYREEATQASVKAVELDPSLAEAHASRGLAHLVREEFEDAEAEFEAALDLNPTLFEAYYYFGRTRFHQGDMRAAADLFKKAAEVNPADYQSRLLRVQILRGMGHYEEALAEARRGVAVVEKHLEWNPDDARALHLGAASLILTGEIERADRWLQRAIEIDPNDSVVLYNVACNYATLGRTQAALDYLEQAIEHGTVSASWMRNDEDLASLHGHPRYAQMLSSLEKKDASGGG
- a CDS encoding ATP-binding protein, whose product is MHKPVQPVLPRLATFALEATLRAMPVAVLMGARQTGKSTLVRADPVAGDRPYLTLDDFDILAQARTSPDDLVRRAPVITLDEVQRAPEILTAVKRAVDESRPRGQGRFLLTGSANLLLMRGVSETLAGRAGYVRLWPLSRRERLGLGEAGIWSGLLDTPVRDWYDLVQAQTAPRADWADLARAGGYPTPSLELGTSEDRGTWFRGYTQTYLERDLQDLSAIDNLVDFRRLMRIAALRVGGLVNRADMARDAGIPQSTIRRYLNLLEASFQVVHIEPYSVNRTKRLVKSPKLYWSDTGLAMHLAGEDEPRGEHLENLVLSDLLAWRDARVPDAQILFWRTHTGEEVDLVVESSGRLLPVEVKASPRVRAGDDRHLQTFRAQYGDAAPGGLLLHSGEEVFWAADGILAAPWWRVV
- a CDS encoding PIN domain-containing protein, encoding MGLVDDLAAPIAIDTAIIIYLIEQNEGFLPAIRPLFKAADRGDIELVTSEVTLLEVLVGPYRAGDADLAARYEALLTRSRGLTLVALSRPVIRAAAQLRATRAIRTPDALQLAAALSRRCGSFLTNDRRIPSLPGLPVVQVSDRV
- a CDS encoding Arc family DNA-binding protein; amino-acid sequence: MATLNIKNFPAALYRKLKARARGQHRSMAQEVTHILERALKDEEHLSILDLEGLGREVWEDTDAAEHVERERRAWD